Part of the Nitrosopumilus piranensis genome is shown below.
ATCGGTTTAATCGTAAGTAGCATCGCAGTAAAATCTCCAGAGGGCAATGAAGAAATTATTGGTATTGGAAGTACTGATGCTGCAAGAAAGAAAGTGAAAAAAGCAGGACTCAAAGTATTAGCACATGGAACGGTACCAGGAATCCCTGGAATGCTACTAAATGAAGCAAGCATAACAGGACAGGATGTTATTGTAATTATTTTTCATACAGATGGAAAAGGTCCTGATTTCAAATCCAGTGCACAATTATGTTTGGCAATGTCACAATTGATTCCAGGAGCTTCATGCGATATTCCATCTCTACAAAAAGAGGCAGAAAAAGCAGAATCAATAATCAAAGAAGCTGAAGAAGGATCAAAACACATGAAAGACATCATGTACAGATAATTTTTAGATTATGTTTAATTCATAATCATTATAACAAAAATTTGAATTAGATGGAGCAATTTGTAGAATTTGCAGTATTAGTAATAGTCATATCAACATCAGGAGTAATGGCACCAGGACCACTTTTTGCAGCTAACATAGCATATGGGTTAAAAGGAGGTGCAAAATCAGGCATCAAGTTAGCTACAGGTCATGCAATTGTTGAATTGCCGCTTGTGATATTATTAGGGATTGGAGTTTTTTCATTAGAAAGTTTTCCAGAATTCAGAACAATTATTTCTATTTTAGGAGCATTGACGCTTTTTACATTTGCAATATTGCAAATTAGATCAGTCTTAAGGGAAAAAGAATTATCAATTTCAAATATAAAACAAGGGGCTTTAATTACAGGGGTTTTACTAAGCGGATTAAATCCATTTTTCATTATTTGGTGGTTGACAATAGGATTCAAATTAATATCAGATGCCATGCTAATTTGGGCATTTTCAGGTATGTTAATCATGTTTGGATTACATATTTGGATGGATTTTGCTTGGTTAGGAGCAATTTCATTTTTGGCATCAAAGAGTACAAAAATTCTTTCAAACAAAAATTATAAAATATTAATGATAGGACTAAGTATCATGTTAATTTATTTTGGAATTACATTTTTGCAAGAAATATAGTATTAGCCACAATCAAGAATTTCTATTTCAGGTTTGCAACTATCATTAAACAAATCAATTTTTTCAACAATTACTTCACAAAATTCAGGATCAAGTGTTTTTTCAAAAGAATTTATTTCGTTTAAAATTTGCATATGTTGTACACCACAAGAATAATTTGAAAAAAATATTAAAACTGCTGCAATTAAAATTCCACCTATGATTATAATCGGGATTTTAAAATTATTCTTTTGAAATGTCAATTTCCATGGTAGAGACATTACGTTGCTTACCATCTTGAGAAGTAAGTGAATCAGATGAAATTCTTACATCACTAATTACATACCCAACAGAGTCCATTCTTTTTACAATCATTTGCGAGACATCAACAGCTTGAGTAATTCTTTTTCCTCTTGCTTTTATGGTAACAGTAGGTCTTGTTGAAAGTTGAGTTAAGGTTGCAGAAACATAAGTCATTATAGGTTTTGTTCCAACAAAAATAACATTACGTTCTTCAGGATGTTTAGGAGTTTCCGGTTTACTAGATTGTGGTTCAGGTTCTGGGGACTCTAGTTGTGGTTCAGGTTCTGGGGACTCTAGTTGTGGTTCAGGTTCTGGGGACTCTAGTTGTGGTTCAGGTTCTGGGGACTCTAGTTGTGGTTCAGGTTCTGGGGACTCTAGTTGTGGTTCAGGTTCTGGGGACTCTAGTTGTGGTTCAGGTTCTGGGGACTCTAGTTGTGGTTCAGGTTCGGGTTCAGATTTAGTTCTAGAATCAAACTCTGATAAAATATCTTCTGCGTCTTTTGATTTTCTAGTGTCACTCAATTCGTAATTCCTTTAATAACAAAATTCTCTCTCGCTTTTATTTAATTTTTCAGGTCTTGTGCCTTAAGATAGTCATCAAATAATTTTTCTAGATCGTCATCATTGTCAATTTTCTTGATTTTTTCAACGAGATCTTTTTCTTCAATCTCATAGCAATTCATTACATCCTGAGAATCTTTGAAAACCAACATTGCTTTTTCTTTGAAAATGCAGTGGTAAAGTTTCTCTTTTTCCATTTTTTCAGGTTTTATTTTTACGCCATTTTCATCAACAGAAATTGGATAATCCATGAAACTGATGAACCAAATGAGTATTTAGATTAATGCACAATATAGTAATAATCTAAAGTTCATTACAAAGTATTGGAAACAAGAATAGTTTTCCACATAGATTTTGATTATTTTTATGCCCAGTGTGAAGAGATAAGATCACCAGAATTAAAATCAAAACCAGTTTGCGTATGTGTTTTTTCAGATAGAGGTGGAGATAGCGGAGCCATTGCAACAGCAAATTATACTGCAAGAAAGTATGGAGTAAAATCAGGAATACCGATAGTATTTGCTAAAAAAAGATTGGATGAAAGAAACGATGCTGTTTTTTTGCCTGTGGATTTTGATTACTATTCAGAAATATCGGAAAAGGCGATGAAGATTATGGAAGAGTTTGCAGATATTTTTGAGTATGTTGGAAGAGACGAAGCATATTTGGATGTAACAAAAAGAGTAGAAGGTGATTTCCACAAAGCAAGTCATTTGGCTCAACAAATTAAAAATTCCATTAGAGAGAAAACAAAGCTCAGTTGCTCAATTGGAATTTCGCCAAACAAACTAATTTCAAAGATTGCTTCTGACTTTCAAAAACCAGACGGACTAACAATAGTTTCATCAGAAAAAATTGATGAATTTTTAGAGTCATTAAAAATAAGGGACATACCAGGTATTGGTAAAAAAACAGAACAAAGATTTGCAGAAATGAATTTGGAAACAATCGGCGAGTTAAAAAAACTCGATGTATTTACATTAAATAAAGAATTTGG
Proteins encoded:
- a CDS encoding proteasome assembly chaperone family protein, translated to MLPKIRIKEFKPLNLEGGYLIDGFPSAGFSSAIASESMIHTSKLKLAGIIDSELFPPISIIKNGKPNYPSRIFVNEDLKVSIFLSYLTLDQALHRTTAKTMLKWAQKHKIGLIVSSIAVKSPEGNEEIIGIGSTDAARKKVKKAGLKVLAHGTVPGIPGMLLNEASITGQDVIVIIFHTDGKGPDFKSSAQLCLAMSQLIPGASCDIPSLQKEAEKAESIIKEAEEGSKHMKDIMYR
- a CDS encoding DNA-binding protein, which produces MSDTRKSKDAEDILSEFDSRTKSEPEPEPQLESPEPEPQLESPEPEPQLESPEPEPQLESPEPEPQLESPEPEPQLESPEPEPQLESPEPEPQSSKPETPKHPEERNVIFVGTKPIMTYVSATLTQLSTRPTVTIKARGKRITQAVDVSQMIVKRMDSVGYVISDVRISSDSLTSQDGKQRNVSTMEIDISKE
- a CDS encoding LysE family transporter, translating into MEQFVEFAVLVIVISTSGVMAPGPLFAANIAYGLKGGAKSGIKLATGHAIVELPLVILLGIGVFSLESFPEFRTIISILGALTLFTFAILQIRSVLREKELSISNIKQGALITGVLLSGLNPFFIIWWLTIGFKLISDAMLIWAFSGMLIMFGLHIWMDFAWLGAISFLASKSTKILSNKNYKILMIGLSIMLIYFGITFLQEI
- the dinB gene encoding DNA polymerase IV codes for the protein METRIVFHIDFDYFYAQCEEIRSPELKSKPVCVCVFSDRGGDSGAIATANYTARKYGVKSGIPIVFAKKRLDERNDAVFLPVDFDYYSEISEKAMKIMEEFADIFEYVGRDEAYLDVTKRVEGDFHKASHLAQQIKNSIREKTKLSCSIGISPNKLISKIASDFQKPDGLTIVSSEKIDEFLESLKIRDIPGIGKKTEQRFAEMNLETIGELKKLDVFTLNKEFGRKSGTYIYNSVRGIDNEPVHKREPSIQHGKITTLKKDSKDYSFLLENLLELCKEVHEVIKQKNQMFKSVGINFVQSDLSNKSKSKMLRNPTMSLEELEKTAEQLLREALENQTITIRRLGVKVSELSESQGQRDITSYF